The proteins below come from a single Tachypleus tridentatus isolate NWPU-2018 chromosome 13, ASM421037v1, whole genome shotgun sequence genomic window:
- the LOC143240207 gene encoding uncharacterized protein LOC143240207 isoform X2 — translation MKDQPLDGQRGKVAVLHSTKPICLESIKSELKNSVTGSTNTTNFDDDYNEWELGIGELIIDLDADIEKNNDKNGQHSQANGNTVINSPAGGAVSLNLLSTQETACGGMSSSKISRMSSGGSNAGSSSNTCGGIANLGAPVEHQATVDKGLKMKIKRKNVGSKLSEAKHEIVQSDIKTSSGTECSSNGVTGISSAEAKPKHSSSKGRSSSHREKKDKNRDKDKNRSTELNGILGNISISTPSLKVSAGGLSLSSLPTPTVNLGLPAGLMVPKNVTSSSTSSNTVLHDHVISTTIVTTGSCASLANNSPKVDTRCSAFTSSSATLKQDETAISPPQKKIKVEKPEEVYVDGLLCARGTKDSSTSTSVGTLTEPECLGPCEPGTSVMLEGIVWQETDGGVLVVNVTWRGKTYVGTLLDCTKHDWAPPRFCDSPTSDIDAKSAKGRGKRGRGSSNSSSEVNFSETRTVQSKLRSGKGRRNVVSSNNTSNSSSGFTVPSSPAKSDSGASGVGKRKGRTTDMEVNPPPNEVKNTKRNRSQIHCTPTQTSISTPSAELPQPNSPSLIECPEPNCKKKYKHINGLRYHQSHAHSSSDSGKVDEGSTEETKDVTNSSDNDESMQEPSSVPPSPAPSTRSSASPSPLFTRTGQQSEHSVASSGIENEDMSSDKPPISILAVSGQQVSCKSSPVIQFASSPGLSSSTVQTQKLVPSESVDELNVSLKPLMPCAPVSSSSTVAPELQSAVSLSISNASSQVLSTTTVSNLPSSTLINAITTTSIPSVTVSIPTSHFFSFGQSQNQHNILATTTAVISSGIPTSLSTIRQVPSTSTLNTVTSTSLPSAGIPVSLMLEKNRTKQDKVDKSKLKSSSSPTIRPIVPAPAGQMITIATSIPTTHHTYGHSGHSLVTSSLKPIQPKPTILGEPSTINPVLESLKKEKSKHKKKSKDKDKKVSSTGNPDRKPGEGPKTSLVHPFQVDPLQNINLNPINRACKDHQEPSLTSTTMKNTTEPHLEKNSMDPNNISENVQSPAYSDISDDNETAPILESEMQDAKDNKEDKTMEIASQSTPTNLSPYGMYSYYSPPPYLIPSAPPSVTASALGSEKLDTSKKSESDKNNESKTWSVKSLDSSQDTSDQKVVREEQHNNPLHTPTGGNSSNGPLQQGYPYPYGYIQGYPCGLDPAYHMHLLASDPHYKKQYERYIKDQERLLKEHSERQQYQHFSKDIRSVELKDRCMSNEKVSPIQLTVTATGPSDLTVNKLASPSSSGRSHKEREKDSRISSGSTRVESSLPPTVLTSLKEKQIENHQILKENIELKTHMDTKAKLNQLEAVRLYKRELELQRYNMLHSQYMEQHKSESDQQAASHALHQKEEHSSPVSHSASRKPSPVTDISRTSSVIASPRSDPNKSVMGSISSSPKPRTRDMMSPHNKDHSITTTSGGIVTGNNKKYSVSSTSGKHHDSPETSHREEKIKSEKKSTSEGQKPTMETTGPPPPPTNTYAYLHPSYLQPPHFGHMPFEGHPMYRAGLNPMLMSSGTPYGGSPYLHPQLRYHVPHGPCDIPPHSQAPTDALGPKISSPNAPKALDLLHQVSQHYSSHKIHELQERAMMSPGPISTPVTTVASAVSNKASDTSTTSSKQETSTAEERSRLLPPQRHLHTHHHTHVGVGYPLYDPYGVAQPQWKQAQRQGPFKLTQ, via the exons ATGAAAGACCAGCCGCTCGATGGCCAGCGAGGGAAGGTGGCAGTGCTCCACTCCACCAAGCCTATATGTTTGGAGAGTATCAAGAGCGAGCTGAAGAATTCTGTTACGGGTTCTACCAATACAACAAATTTTGATGATGACTACAATGAATGGGAGTTAGGAATTGGTGAACTTATAATAGATCTGGACGCCGATATCGAAAAGAATAACGATAAAAACGGTCAACACTCCCAAGCTAACGGAAATACTGTCATTAATTCTCCTGCAGGTGGCGCAGTGTCTCTGAACCTGTTGTCCACACAGGAGACTGCTTGTGGAGGCATGTCAAGCTCCAAGATTTCACGAATGAGTTCTGGCGGAAGTAACGCTGGAAGCTCTTCCAATACGTGTGGGGGGATTGCAAACTTGGGGGCCCCAGTCGAACATCAAGCTACTGTCGATAAAggcttaaaaatgaaaataaagcgGAAAAATGTTGGTAGCAAATTATCCGAAGCGAAACATGAAATTGTGCAGTCAGACATTAAAACTTCCAGTGGAACAGAATGTTCTAGCAATGGAGTCACTGGGATTAGCTCTGCAGAAGCTAAGCCAAAGCATTCTTCCAGTAAAGGCCGCAGTAGTAGTCAtagagaaaaaaaagataaaaatcgtGACAAAGACAAAAATAGGTCTACCGAATTAAATGGGATTTTAGGGAATATCTCAATCTCTACGCCATCTTTAAAAGTCTCTGCTGGTGGATTATCATTGTCTTCTTTACCCACGCCGACAGTGAACTTAGGGTTACCTGCTGGATTAATGGTGCCTAAGAATGTGACCAGTAGTAGTACTTCAAGTAATACTGTTCTGCATGACCATGTAATAAGTACCACTATTGTTACAACCGGAAGTTGTGCTTCTTTAGCTAACAACTCACCAAAAGTAGACACCAGGTGTTCTGCGTTTACATCTAGTAGTGCGACTCTAAAGCAAGACGAGACTGCAATTTCTCCACCACAAAAGAAGATAAAAGTAGAAAAGCCAGAAGAG GTTTATGTGGATGGTCTTCTATGTGCTCGTGGAACAAAAGACAGTAGTACTTCCACCAGCGTAGGAACCCTGACAGAACCAGAGTGTCTAGGACCGTGCGAACCAGGAACCAGCGTAATGTTAGAAGGCATTGTTTGGCAGGAGACAGACGGAG GTGTTCTGGTAGTGAATGTAACGTGGAGAGGGAAGACCTACGTGGGAACATTACTTGACTGTACCAAACATGATTGGGCTCCTCCAAGATTCTGCGACTCTCCTACGAGTGATATAGATGCCAAATCCGCAAAAGGTCGTGGGAAAAGAGGCAGAGGCTCTTCTAATTCTTCTAGTGAAGTAAACTTTTCTGAAACCAGGACAGTTCAAAGCAAACTTCGAAGCGGTAAAGGGCGAAgaaatgttgtcagtagtaataATACCTCTAACTCTTCTTCAGGTTTTACTGTACCTAGTAGTCCAGCAAAAAGTGATAGTGGCGCATCTGGAGTTGGCAAGAGGAAGGGAAGAACAACAGATATGGAGGTAAATCCACCACCGAATGAAGTGAAGAATACTAAAAGAAATCGATCTCAGATACACTGCACACCCACACAGACTAGTATCTCTACACCTAGCGCAGAACTTCCTCAGCCCAATTCACCATCTCTGATTGAGTGCCCCGAACCTAATTGTAAAAAGAAGTACAAACATATCAATGGTCTACGTTACCATCAGTCTcatgcccacagtagctcagattCAGGTAAGGTAGACGAAGGAAGTACAGAGGAGACAAAAGACGTTACGAACAGTTCTGATAACGATGAAAGTATGCAAGAGCCTTCTAGTGTACCCCCTAGTCCTGCACCTTCTACTCGAAGTTCAGCGTCACCTAGTCCGCTTTTTACGAGGACCGGTCAGCAGAGTGAGCATTCTGTGGCTTCTTCTGGAATAGAAAACGAGGATATGTCTTCGGATAAACCACCTATCTCAATATTAGCAGTCAGTGGACAACAAGTGTCGTGTAAGAGTAGTCCAGTTATCCAGTTTGCTTCTTCGCCTGGTTTATCGTCTTCTACAGTCCAGACACAGAAATTAGTGCCTTCTGAATCGGTAGATGAGTTGAATGTGTCTTTGAAGCCCCTCATGCCCTGTGCACCAGTGTCCTCCAGTTCAACAGTTGCTCCGGAACTACAGTCTGCCGTGTCTCTGTCAATTTCGAACGCTTCCTCTCAGGTCCTGAGTACCACCACAGTATCCAATCTTCCATCTAGCACGCTAATAAACGCTATAACAACCACAAGTATTCCGTCTGTAACTGTTAGCATTCCAACTTCTCATTTCTTTTCATTTGGGCAAAGTCAAAATCAGCATAATATACTAGCAACCACAACTGCAGTCATAAGCTCAGGAATACCCACATCATTATCTACTATACGTCAAGTCCCTTCAACAAGCACATTAAATACAGTGACATCTACATCTTTGCCATCTGCTGGAATTCCAGTATCTTTAATGCTGGAAAAGAATAGGACTAAACAGGATAAGGTAGATAAATCAAAGCTGAAAAGCTCATCATCTCCTACTATTAGGCCAATAGTACCTGCCCCTGCTGGTCAAATGATTACCATAGCAACTAGTATTCCAACCACTCATCACACATATGGTCATAGTGGACACTCATTGGTAACTTCATCTTTAAAGCCGATTCAACCAAAACCGACAATATTAGGAGAACCGTCAACAATAAATCCAGTTTTAGAaagtttgaagaaagaaaaaagtaaacacAAAAAGAAAAGCAAAGATAAAGACAAAAAAGTGTCATCGACTGGGAATCCTGACAGAAAACCTGGGGAAGGACCAAAAACATCCTTAGTTCACCCCTTTCAAGTTGATCCTttgcaaaacataaatttaaaccCTATTAATAGAGCGTGTAAAGACCATCAAGAACCTTCACTAACTAGTACGACTATGAAGAATACCACCGAacctcatttagaaaaaaattcaatGGATCCCAACAATATTAGTGAAAACGTTCAAAGCCCAGCATACTCTGACATTTCTGATGATAACGAAACGGCTCCCATCCTTGAGTCGGAAATGCAAGACGCTAAGGATAATAAAGAGGATAAAACCATGGAAATTGCAAGTCAGTCTACACCCACAAACTTAAGTCCTTACGGCATGTATTCTTATTACAGTCCTCCTCCATATCTGATACCATCAGCCCCACCTTCAGTGACTGCATCAGCTCTTGGTTCTGAGAAACTGGATACTAGTAAAAAATCCGAATctgataaaaataatgaaagtaaaacatgGTCAGTAAAATCTCTGGATTCCAGTCAAGACACAAGTGACCAGAAGGTTGTGCGTGAAGAACAACACAATAATCCGTTACATACACCAACGGGAGGAAATTCCAGCAATGGCCCATTACAGCAAGGCTATCCTTATCCCTATGGTTACATTCAAGGTTACCCTTGTGGTTTGGATCCTGCTTATCACATGCATTTGTTAGCTTCAGATCCACACTACAAGAAGCAATATGAACGATATATTAAAGACCAAGAAAGGCTTCTAAAGGAACATTCAGAGCGACAACAGTACCAACATTTTTCAAAAGACATTCGATCTGTTGAGCTAAAAGACAGGTGTATGTCCAATGAGAAAGTTTCTCCTATTCAATTAACAGTAACAGCCACAGGTCCTTCTGATCTTACTGTTAACAAGTTGGCATCTCCCAGCTCCTCGGGGCGTAGccacaaagaaagagagaaagacAGTCGAATATCATCTGGATCTACCAGAGTAGAAAGTTCTTTACCACCGACAGTTTTAACTtcgctgaaagaaaaacaaattgaaaatcatcagatattaaaagaaaatatcgaACTAAAGACACACATGGATACCAAAGCCAAACTGAACCAGTTAGAAGCCGTTAGATTGTATAAGCGCGAGCTAGAGCTTCAACGATATAACATGTTACACAGTCAGTACATGGAACAACACAAGTCAGAATCTGACCAGCAAGCAGCTTCCCACGCACTTCATCAGAAAGAAGAACATTCATCACCGGTTTCACATTCAGCTTCCAGAAAACCTAGTCCGGTCACTGATATAAGCAGGACATCATCTGTCATAGCTTCTCCAAGAAGTGACCCAAACAAGTCTGTAATGGGGTCGATATCTTCCAGTCCTAAGCCAAGAACTAGAGATATGATGTCTCCCCACAATAAAGATCATAGCATCACCACTACGTCTGGTGGTATTGTTACAGGcaataacaagaaatatagtGTCAGCTCTACCTCAGGAAAGCATCACGACTCACCTGAAACTTCCCATCGTGAAGAGAAAATTAAAAGTGAGAAAAAGAGTACTTCAGAGGGACAGAAACCAACTATGGAAACAACCGGACCTCCCCCACCCCCAACTAATACATATGCTTATTTACATCCCTCTTACCTTCAACCTCCACATTTTGGCCACATGCCTTTTGAAGGCCATCCCATGTACAGAGCTGGACTCAATCCTATGTTAATGTCTTCTGGGACCCCTTACGGCGGGTCACCATATCTACATCCCCAACTTCGTTATCACGTACCTCATGGACCTTGTGATATTCCACCTCACTCTCAAGCCCCCACAGATGCGTTGGGACCCAAAATATCTTCACCTAACGCACCAAAAGCTTTAGACCTATTACACCAAGTGTCTCAACACTATTCATCACACAAAATTCATGAACTTCAAGAAAGAGCGATGATGTCACCTGGACCTATTTCCACACCTGTTACTACTGTTGCCTCAGCAGTGTCCAATAAAGCTTCAGATACCTCCACAACCTCTTCCAAACAAGAAACAAGTACCGCTGAGGAAAGGTCTCGGCTACTACCACCGCAGCGCCATCTTCATACACATCATCATACCCATGTGGGAGTAGGCTATCCTCTTTACGACCCCTACGGTG TGGCCCAACCACAGTGGAAGCAAGCACAAAGACAGGGTCCTTTCAAATTAACG CAATGA